Proteins encoded by one window of Cylindrospermum stagnale PCC 7417:
- a CDS encoding type II toxin-antitoxin system VapC family toxin, whose translation MTYQYLLDTNIISDLVRHPQGLVFQRIATVGEDSVCTNIIVACELRFGAVKSSSSRLVKQVERILEVFPVLSLESPVDQHYAAIRTHLEQAGTPIGPNDLLIAAHAIALNLTLVTANTREFQRVPALNLDNWLV comes from the coding sequence ATGACCTATCAATACCTACTCGATACCAACATCATCTCAGATTTGGTTAGGCATCCTCAAGGGTTGGTGTTCCAGCGTATCGCTACCGTCGGGGAAGATAGCGTTTGTACCAATATTATCGTAGCGTGCGAATTGCGGTTTGGCGCAGTTAAAAGTAGTTCTTCCCGACTTGTAAAGCAGGTAGAACGCATCCTTGAAGTCTTCCCAGTTCTATCTCTGGAGTCACCTGTAGATCAGCATTATGCGGCAATTCGTACCCACCTAGAGCAAGCCGGAACCCCAATTGGCCCCAATGATTTACTGATTGCTGCTCATGCGATCGCTCTTAACCTAACTCTTGTAACAGCAAATACTCGTGAATTTCAGCGTGTTCCTGCGTTGAATTTAGATAACTGGTT
- a CDS encoding antitoxin, protein MPNSCHVSLLANGQNQVLTIPHEFALPNTEVVLRKEGNRLIIEPIRPGSLLSLLTTLEDITEDFPSVDEELLPLDDITL, encoded by the coding sequence ATGCCAAACTCATGCCATGTTTCTCTCTTAGCTAATGGACAAAATCAAGTCCTAACTATTCCCCATGAATTTGCTTTACCCAACACAGAAGTTGTGTTACGCAAAGAAGGAAACCGATTAATTATTGAACCCATTCGTCCCGGTTCTCTCCTTTCCCTGCTGACTACACTAGAGGATATTACAGAGGATTTTCCTAGTGTGGATGAAGAACTACTACCTCTTGACGATATTACGCTTTAG